Below is a window of Candidatus Methylacidiphilales bacterium DNA.
TACGGCTTGCCCTCAATTGTCGAGGTGTTGGCGCACCGGTAGTCCTCTCGTTTGAAAATCCTCATTTTTTTGCCCATGCTCACCGAGGGAGGAGCGGAGCATCAGGGTTTCTTGCTCGCTCGCTACCTGAAAGACCGCGGCCATGCCGTCGAAGTTTGGGGTTTCGCCAATCGAAGGGGCTTAGGCAGCTTGGTTCCCAAACTGAAACGCTGGGGTTTGGAATATCAGGAAATCCGGTGGCAACTGAGGGGGCGTCGTCTTTTCGCCCGACCCGCAACCAATCTAATGTCTTGGATCGGCCATGCGCTTATGCAGATCCAATACTACTCGCTTCCGAAACACCTCGCGAAGAGGAAATTTGATGTCGTTATCCCTTTCACATTTTGGCCCTCTCTCATCGCGTCGGCTTACTATTCCAAGTGGTCTGCGGGGATTTGCGTATGGAATCACCGAGGTGGATACGATGACGGGAAAATCTCTTACAACCGAGCGTTCGTGCGCGGTGTGTTACGCCACAAACCACTTTTTGTGGCAAACTCTCTCATCGGGGCGCGCTTTCTACGAGACAAGTTTAACCTCAAACCTGATGAAGTATTCATAATACGAAACTGCTTCATCCCCGAAGGCGCATTGATACAAAACAAATCGACTCGTTTTCCTCTCGACCTTGACCTATCGCTGGTTCACGTAGCGAACTTCTTCCCCCAAAAGGATTACGAAACGATTTTGGAGGCACTGCGGCTGTTAAAAGAACGCCAGATCCCTTTTCGTATGCATTTTTTTGGCGGATTTCTCTCAGCCGAGGACGAGCAGCAATTCCTTGCCCGAGTTCGGCACCTCCAACTCTCCTCACACGTGTCATATCACGGCGCGAGATCGCACGATGAAATCCTTGAATTCTTAAACTCGGCCGACGTTGGACTCCTCTCCTCCTCAAACGAGGGCCAACCCAATGCTCTTATGGAGTACATGTATGCGGGCCTGCCGATTATCGCAACCCGCATCCCGGGAATACAAGAGGTGGCAGGGTCCATAAACGAGCCGTGGCTTTTTGACCCTAGGGATTCGGTGGGGCTCGCCGTGC
It encodes the following:
- a CDS encoding glycosyltransferase family 4 protein; this encodes MKILIFLPMLTEGGAEHQGFLLARYLKDRGHAVEVWGFANRRGLGSLVPKLKRWGLEYQEIRWQLRGRRLFARPATNLMSWIGHALMQIQYYSLPKHLAKRKFDVVIPFTFWPSLIASAYYSKWSAGICVWNHRGGYDDGKISYNRAFVRGVLRHKPLFVANSLIGARFLRDKFNLKPDEVFIIRNCFIPEGALIQNKSTRFPLDLDLSLVHVANFFPQKDYETILEALRLLKERQIPFRMHFFGGFLSAEDEQQFLARVRHLQLSSHVSYHGARSHDEILEFLNSADVGLLSSSNEGQPNALMEYMYAGLPIIATRIPGIQEVAGSINEPWLFDPRDSVGLAVRIESLFANPELRASLGRQNRDRILRHFGPDQTLRQWEQLVLSRLTNHA